From the Capnocytophaga sp. oral taxon 878 genome, the window GGGGTATTGCTACTGGTAGATGCCTTTGAGGGTCCAATGCCACAAACACGCTTCGTGCTGCAGAAAGCTATAGAGATGAAACTTAAACCTATAGTGGTTATTAATAAAGTAGATAAAGAAAACTGTACCCCTGAAGAGGTACACGAGGCTGTATTTGACTTGATGTTTGAGCTTGGTGCTGAGGATTGGCAATTAGACTTCCCTACAGTGTATGGTTCGGCTAAACAGAACTGGATGTCGGATGATTGGCGTAAGAAGACTGAGAGTATATCGCCGTTGCTAGATATGGTGGTAGAACATATTCCGGCACCTAAGGTGGAAGAAGGTAGCTTACAGATGCTTATTACTTCATTGGACTACTCGACTTTTACAGGGCGTATAGCTATAGGTAGATTGCATCGTGGGACTTTAAGAGCAGGTATGAATATATCGCTTGTGAAACGAGATGGAACAGTAGTAAAATCAAAAATAAAAGAACTGCATACTTTTGACGGCTTGGGCAGGAAGAAAGTGGAAGAAGTACAGGCTGGTGATATTTGTGCTATTGCAGGCTTGGAAGGTTTTGAGATAGGTGATACTATAGCAGACTACGAAAACCCTGAAGCCTTACCTACTATTGCTATTGATGAGCCTACGATGAGTATGCTTTTTACTATTAACGATTCGCCTTTCTTTGGTAAAGATGGTAAGTTTGTTACTTCGCGCCATATAAAAGAGCGCTTGGAGCGAGAGTTGGAAAAGAACCTTGCATTGAGAGTAGAGGCTACTGATAGTGCTGATAAATTTGTAGTGTACGGTAGAGGGGTGTTACACCTTTCAGTACTTATAGAAACGATGCGCCGAGAAGGGTATGAACTTCAAATAGGTCAGCCGCAGGTAATTATAAAAGAAATAGACGGAGTGAAATGCGAGCCGGTAGAGGAACTGACTATAGACTTGCCCGAAAACGTAAGCGGTAAGGCTGTGGATTTGGTAACCCTACGCAAAGGAGAAATGCTAAGTATGGAACCTAAAGGGGAGCGCATGCTTATTAAGTTCTTAATCCCTTCACGTGGTATTATAGGATTGCGCAACCAACTACTTACTGCTACAGCAGGTGAGGCTATTATACACCATCGTTTCTTGGAGTTTCAGCCTTATAAAGGAGAAATAGCAGGACGTATTAATGGTTCGCTTATATCAATGGAACAGGGTACTGCGATACCTTACTCACTTGATAAACTGCAAGACCGAGGTAAGTTCTTCATCTTCCCTGGTGAGGATATTTATACTGGACAAGTGATAGGTGAAAACTCGCGTAGTGGTGATATAGTGGTGAATGTGACTAAGACCAAAAAGCTGACGAACGTACGTGCTGCGGGCTCGGACGAGAAAGTGAAATTGGCTCCGCCTATTAAATTCTCACTTGAGGAGGCTTTGGAATATATTCAGAAGGATGAGTATGTGGAGGTAACGCCTAAGAATATGCGCTTGCGCAAAATATACTTGGATGAGAATGAACGCAAACGCCGTGAACGAGAAACAAATTAAGTGAT encodes:
- the typA gene encoding translational GTPase TypA, yielding MTAIRNIAIIAHVDHGKTTLVDKILHHCALFRDNQESGELILDNNDLERERGITILSKNVSVVYKDIKINIIDTPGHADFGGEVERVLNMADGVLLLVDAFEGPMPQTRFVLQKAIEMKLKPIVVINKVDKENCTPEEVHEAVFDLMFELGAEDWQLDFPTVYGSAKQNWMSDDWRKKTESISPLLDMVVEHIPAPKVEEGSLQMLITSLDYSTFTGRIAIGRLHRGTLRAGMNISLVKRDGTVVKSKIKELHTFDGLGRKKVEEVQAGDICAIAGLEGFEIGDTIADYENPEALPTIAIDEPTMSMLFTINDSPFFGKDGKFVTSRHIKERLERELEKNLALRVEATDSADKFVVYGRGVLHLSVLIETMRREGYELQIGQPQVIIKEIDGVKCEPVEELTIDLPENVSGKAVDLVTLRKGEMLSMEPKGERMLIKFLIPSRGIIGLRNQLLTATAGEAIIHHRFLEFQPYKGEIAGRINGSLISMEQGTAIPYSLDKLQDRGKFFIFPGEDIYTGQVIGENSRSGDIVVNVTKTKKLTNVRAAGSDEKVKLAPPIKFSLEEALEYIQKDEYVEVTPKNMRLRKIYLDENERKRRERETN